A DNA window from Thermoanaerobaculales bacterium contains the following coding sequences:
- a CDS encoding carboxymuconolactone decarboxylase family protein — protein sequence MNDGSIPAHYQSLKARYPEVMAALEALGAAARAQGPLDEPTSHLVRIAAAAAIGSEGAVHSHARRALAAGASAEQVRHAVLLLATTIGFPRAAAAMSWVDDIIDGPRGAAARRG from the coding sequence ATGAATGACGGGTCGATTCCGGCGCACTACCAGTCGCTGAAGGCGCGCTATCCCGAGGTCATGGCCGCGCTCGAGGCGCTCGGGGCGGCCGCGCGGGCCCAGGGCCCGCTCGACGAGCCGACCAGCCACCTGGTGAGGATCGCGGCGGCCGCGGCCATAGGCTCAGAGGGCGCGGTCCACAGCCACGCCCGCCGCGCCCTCGCCGCCGGCGCCTCGGCGGAGCAGGTCCGCCACGCCGTGCTGCTGCTCGCGACCACCATCGGCTTCCCCCGCGCCGCGGCCGCAATGTCGTGGGTCGACGACATCATCGACGGCCCGCGCGGCGCGGCCGCGCGCCGCGGCTGA